The Lachnospiraceae bacterium oral taxon 500 genome window below encodes:
- a CDS encoding AAA family ATPase, with protein sequence MTSEELLEKLKDIQTKKCEAQTLEVKAAESGCPKKLYDTLSAFSNQDDGGVLVFGVDEENDFKECGVYDPQDIQKKINEQCLQMEPVVRPLLTMAEKEGKFFVSAEIPGLDLAERPCYYQGRGRLKGSYVRVGDSDEPMTEYEVYSYEAFRKKYQDDIRPVPRASLAVLDKVLLADYISRLKAKKPNLSLLPDETIEELMSITRDGAVTLSSVLLFCLYPQGYFPQLCITAVHLPGEEIGELGASGERFIDNQRIEGNIPEMLEQAIAFVRKNMRQKTIINPQTGKREDQTDYPITAVREAVLNSLVHRDYSIHAEGMPIQILMYPDRMEIRNPGGIYGRLRTDQLGKMQPDTRNPVLVTALEVMHLTENRYSGIPTIRREMKEFGLREPVFTDERGTFTVTLYNDTVKAQPEKMTDKEAELLLFLKTPRSRQEITEYLGIGTTAYAMQAYINPLIEKGLVQLTIPDRPKSQKQRFVCCDK encoded by the coding sequence ATGACAAGCGAGGAATTGCTGGAAAAGCTAAAAGATATCCAGACAAAAAAATGTGAAGCACAGACGCTGGAGGTTAAGGCGGCGGAATCGGGATGTCCCAAAAAACTGTATGATACGCTGTCTGCTTTTTCCAATCAGGACGATGGTGGAGTTCTTGTTTTTGGAGTGGATGAGGAGAATGATTTCAAAGAATGTGGCGTATATGACCCACAGGATATTCAAAAAAAGATCAATGAACAATGCCTTCAAATGGAGCCGGTGGTTCGGCCGCTGCTGACGATGGCAGAAAAAGAGGGAAAGTTTTTTGTATCTGCTGAGATTCCGGGATTAGACTTGGCGGAAAGGCCATGCTACTATCAGGGACGCGGCCGGCTCAAAGGCTCTTATGTTCGGGTGGGCGACAGCGATGAACCGATGACGGAATATGAAGTATACAGTTATGAAGCATTCCGTAAAAAATATCAGGATGATATCCGGCCGGTGCCGAGAGCATCGTTAGCTGTATTGGACAAAGTGTTGCTGGCTGATTATATCAGCCGTTTAAAAGCGAAAAAGCCTAATTTAAGCTTATTGCCGGATGAAACGATTGAGGAGTTGATGAGTATTACCAGAGACGGTGCGGTAACATTGAGTTCTGTCTTGCTGTTTTGCCTCTATCCACAAGGCTATTTTCCTCAACTATGTATTACCGCCGTGCATTTGCCGGGGGAAGAGATCGGCGAGTTGGGTGCGTCTGGGGAACGCTTTATTGATAATCAAAGAATAGAGGGAAATATCCCGGAAATGCTGGAGCAAGCTATTGCCTTTGTCCGTAAAAATATGCGGCAAAAGACAATTATCAATCCGCAAACGGGTAAAAGAGAGGATCAGACCGACTATCCGATTACGGCAGTTCGGGAAGCGGTACTGAATAGCTTAGTCCACAGGGATTACAGTATTCATGCGGAAGGAATGCCGATACAGATTTTGATGTATCCGGATCGGATGGAAATTCGCAATCCCGGCGGCATTTATGGCCGGCTGAGAACCGATCAATTAGGGAAAATGCAGCCGGATACCAGAAATCCGGTGCTGGTAACGGCCTTGGAAGTTATGCATTTGACGGAAAACCGATATTCCGGGATTCCGACGATTCGCCGTGAGATGAAAGAATTCGGTCTGAGAGAACCGGTTTTTACAGATGAGCGGGGAACGTTTACGGTAACATTGTACAATGATACCGTTAAAGCCCAGCCGGAGAAGATGACAGATAAGGAAGCGGAACTGCTCCTATTTTTGAAAACGCCCCGCAGCCGGCAGGAGATTACCGAATATCTGGGCATAGGTACGACGGCATACGCCATGCAGGCGTATATCAATCCATTGATTGAAAAAGGGCTGGTACAGTTGACCATACCGGATAGACCGAAGAGCCAAAAGCAGAGATTTGTGTGTTGTGATAAGTGA
- a CDS encoding DUF438 domain-containing protein, producing MSKTIDFSRSVYELVTEYPELVDIMAELGFTEIKKPAMLHSVGKLMTIPKGAKIKNIPMEKVLMALIQHGFTLSGEMPATAMDEVPETVAAVAAEEAPVSRTEQLKAYLRRLGAGESLESVRADFVENFQDVEASEIMQAEQELMREGTPLAEVQKLCDIHSALFHGATREEKIANAEKEVMASVRRAKELAAQKDYGNKNERAAVLAAIPGHPLHTLTRENAVLSGWLTEAKAKLDAHEELGELFARIRELSVHYAKKGDLLYPLLKVKYEISGPSNVMWTVDDEIRDELAELSKLDAHTPAWEERLRAVLQRAEEMIYKENNILFPICSVNFSETEWHGIYRDSLDYADCLGVKAEVWPEAATPAAAAPASEGEIVMPGGHMTLEQLTALLNTIPLEISFVDADNYNRFFNEGPKVFKRPGMAIDRDVFSCHPPKIEPMVRSIIDDFRNDRRDSVPVWMQKNGRIFLVTYMAVRDKTRKYLGTVEIVQDMEFAKEHFAH from the coding sequence ATGAGTAAAACTATTGATTTTAGCCGCTCAGTTTACGAGTTGGTAACAGAATACCCGGAGCTAGTGGATATCATGGCCGAATTGGGCTTTACAGAAATTAAAAAGCCCGCTATGCTTCATTCGGTTGGTAAGCTGATGACTATTCCCAAGGGAGCTAAGATAAAAAATATTCCGATGGAAAAAGTGTTGATGGCTTTGATACAGCACGGCTTCACCCTATCGGGAGAAATGCCGGCAACAGCAATGGACGAAGTGCCGGAAACAGTGGCTGCCGTTGCAGCGGAGGAGGCTCCCGTCTCCCGCACCGAGCAGCTTAAAGCATATCTGCGCCGGCTGGGCGCAGGCGAATCCTTGGAAAGCGTCCGGGCGGACTTCGTAGAAAATTTCCAGGATGTAGAAGCATCCGAAATCATGCAGGCCGAGCAGGAACTGATGCGCGAGGGCACGCCTTTGGCGGAGGTGCAAAAACTGTGTGACATCCACTCCGCTCTGTTCCACGGTGCTACACGCGAGGAAAAAATTGCCAATGCCGAAAAAGAGGTGATGGCCTCTGTCCGGCGAGCCAAGGAACTGGCTGCGCAAAAGGACTACGGCAATAAAAACGAACGGGCGGCAGTACTTGCAGCCATCCCCGGTCATCCCCTGCATACTCTGACCCGGGAAAACGCAGTTTTGTCCGGCTGGTTGACGGAAGCAAAGGCGAAACTGGATGCTCACGAAGAGCTGGGCGAGCTTTTCGCCCGCATCCGGGAGCTTTCTGTCCACTACGCCAAAAAGGGCGACCTGCTGTACCCACTGCTGAAAGTAAAGTATGAAATCTCCGGTCCTTCCAATGTCATGTGGACCGTCGACGACGAAATCCGGGATGAACTGGCTGAACTCAGTAAACTTGATGCCCACACCCCGGCATGGGAGGAGCGGCTGCGGGCCGTCCTTCAGCGGGCAGAGGAAATGATTTATAAGGAAAATAACATCCTCTTTCCCATCTGTTCCGTAAATTTCTCAGAGACAGAATGGCATGGCATTTATCGGGATTCCCTGGACTATGCTGACTGCCTGGGCGTGAAAGCCGAAGTCTGGCCGGAAGCAGCGACGCCGGCGGCAGCCGCTCCCGCATCCGAAGGTGAAATCGTGATGCCCGGCGGACATATGACATTGGAGCAGCTCACCGCTCTGCTAAACACCATTCCCTTGGAAATCTCCTTTGTCGATGCCGATAACTATAACCGTTTCTTCAATGAGGGCCCCAAGGTCTTTAAGCGCCCCGGCATGGCGATTGACCGGGATGTTTTCTCCTGCCACCCGCCGAAGATTGAGCCCATGGTACGCTCGATTATTGATGATTTTCGCAACGACCGGCGGGACAGTGTTCCTGTCTGGATGCAAAAAAATGGACGCATCTTCCTCGTCACTTATATGGCGGTTCGGGATAAAACCCGAAAATATCTGGGAACGGTAGAAATTGTACAGGATATGGAGTTTGCCAAAGAACATTTTGCACATTAA
- a CDS encoding DNA-binding protein: MSNCENRTYTVEDIAKMLNIGRTAAYNLTKEGHFKIVRIGNTIRVSKKSFDEWLDNLDT; encoded by the coding sequence ATGTCAAATTGTGAAAACAGAACTTACACCGTCGAGGATATTGCCAAAATGCTGAATATCGGCAGGACAGCAGCTTACAACCTCACGAAAGAGGGGCATTTCAAAATTGTCCGCATAGGAAATACCATCAGGGTTTCCAAAAAGTCCTTTGATGAATGGTTAGATAACTTGGATACTTAA
- a CDS encoding DNA (cytosine-5-)-methyltransferase, with protein MNITIVDLFCGCGGMSLGFQEAGFNILAGFEHWSTAISCYKKNFSHPVEDVDLSNVDLSVKTIKKYNPDIIIGGPPCQDFSGAGNRIEGDRANLTVAYAKIIQKISPQYFVMENVERASSSEAYKKARKIFKEAGYGLTEKVLDASFCGVPQKRKRFFCIGYKNGQDSFLDGLLSTNQSVFPLTVREYFQQENYTLSTEYYYCHPRSYKRRGIFSVYEPSPTIRGVNRPKPGNYKKHTGDLVEPDGVRNLTALERSLIQTFPQNFIWDDSSASTEQMIGNAVPVKLANYVATCLMRFIKGDTDLHNLRFIDWLKNEKNLSSEVAGDTLSRIGRAKRILDFGSENCESYLKCLRKEPHFENIVPSVQAQIRRAIRLYFEYISEYKEV; from the coding sequence ATTAACATTACTATTGTAGATTTGTTTTGTGGCTGCGGTGGAATGTCATTAGGGTTTCAAGAAGCTGGTTTTAATATTTTAGCTGGTTTTGAACATTGGAGTACCGCTATTTCTTGTTATAAAAAGAATTTTTCACATCCAGTTGAAGATGTTGATCTTTCCAATGTAGACCTTTCCGTAAAAACCATAAAAAAATATAACCCTGATATTATAATAGGAGGACCTCCTTGTCAAGATTTCTCTGGTGCTGGAAATAGGATTGAGGGTGATCGCGCAAACTTAACTGTTGCATACGCAAAGATTATCCAAAAAATTTCTCCACAATATTTTGTAATGGAAAATGTCGAGCGTGCATCCAGCAGTGAAGCATATAAAAAGGCTCGTAAAATTTTCAAAGAAGCTGGATATGGCTTGACGGAAAAAGTTCTCGACGCAAGTTTCTGTGGTGTCCCGCAAAAGAGAAAACGCTTTTTTTGCATTGGATATAAAAATGGGCAAGATAGTTTTTTAGACGGATTGCTTTCTACCAATCAATCCGTATTTCCTTTAACGGTACGAGAATACTTTCAACAAGAAAATTATACTTTATCAACAGAGTATTACTACTGTCATCCTCGCTCATATAAACGACGCGGCATTTTTTCTGTTTATGAACCATCTCCTACCATAAGAGGTGTTAATCGTCCCAAGCCCGGAAATTATAAGAAACATACCGGAGATTTGGTCGAACCTGATGGAGTACGTAATTTAACCGCATTGGAACGCTCTCTTATACAAACCTTTCCTCAAAATTTTATTTGGGATGACTCATCTGCTTCAACCGAGCAAATGATTGGAAACGCAGTACCAGTTAAGTTAGCTAATTATGTAGCAACTTGTTTAATGCGTTTTATTAAAGGAGACACTGACTTACATAATCTGCGTTTTATAGACTGGCTTAAAAATGAAAAAAACCTTTCTTCAGAAGTTGCTGGAGATACATTATCAAGAATAGGGCGTGCAAAAAGAATCTTGGATTTTGGTTCAGAAAACTGTGAAAGCTACTTAAAATGTTTACGTAAAGAACCGCATTTTGAAAATATTGTTCCATCAGTACAAGCGCAAATTCGACGGGCAATAAGACTTTATTTTGAATATATTTCTGAGTACAAGGAGGTATAA